Part of the Lotus japonicus ecotype B-129 chromosome 6, LjGifu_v1.2 genome, aaacaaatgatgttcagagctaagactctactcctacactaatcccatctcgaggagctcacactaacactcaatcctacgtgctagcgtgatcgtcgtccgaatctgaatccagaacgactaagtctaggtacatcctccgtcctccgctcgctatcgcgatgcgctcctgttccagcatcccaactctagtttcccccgaagggtgagccgtcgtgaactagtccgccaaagacatctgacaaagggcgtttgtccgccaaagcacacacagaagacgcgagggtcaactccaaagaattatgtaaataatagcaagtatagatacagataataggatagccactaggcttttagctagggataacatcctagggttgcatatctcatgatgaatataaacgacgataaatcacagttaacatgcctcaaatagaattaacaagtatcaaacacactcatcactaagtcagtatgcatgtggcatgaaatgatatgcaggttaacccagttaaccacatgcattccggaaagggatggacattaaacggatcagccctaacaccagccacggtggaaccatttcggcccgcgtgcctcttacaccacacaaaggtagccagatcagcagtaaacccgtaggtctgccatttcggtctgctacaagagacgtctacaaacgctctttcacggcattccgggtcttatgaccattttggaaaccgacgaggtccagagtacatcctgtgttaatacctcattaatgttgcatgtatgcaaaatgattagtcaatcaacgtctccgtcctcactcgacacgtcgccacgtgttctagggaagttaaagtctctaaaagcttaccctaaggtaaagtcgattctgcgaccaaaagacacacttcataacgacacatagctgctccaacagcaccacaacaaacgctgctccaacaacacaataacaaacgctgctccaacagcacaacaataaacgctgctccaacagcacaacaacaaacgctgctccaacagcacaacaacaaactcaacacttggatccgacgacactcctcgtttttccaaaactaggatttgacttccaatgccttccttcgaggttgttatcattacttaaagattttgaggttatttaaggtcttatgaattttctttataaaatagattccattttgtcttatcgcaagtcttatacattttcaggatctcccaatcccaagtcgcttccagaggaggtctcgatccactaaacaaaattaaggcccgaacctcgttcgtcctatcaaactttctcaaaactctcaaaataaaatcggcatgacctgcccgctattctcaccattcagaatctcagattccagtacagagcatatttaaatcatcacaatcaacaacatgtcatatatcaataaatcgcatcataaacacttagcacttagcatataaagcatgcaccacacatcctagattacccacatagcacatagtatgtaagtcaatctcaaaaacattcagtagatgaatcatctacattgtcagccgaagcctcagaaaacattttccaatcacacacaatccagtgcataaacaataaacaatgtcgaaaacatcgaccctaagcattacctagagattcagtgagaagccctcacctgaaagttctccagaatgatcaactagtgcttcctcgctctcaaagtgttggtcatcggggaaatcctcaaaagcacctttacaataaaatcacagaatactatcagaatctatcggaaactaagctatcgatacttactaaggttactcgaagtaatctataccctaaggtacgataaactagcgcgaaagacaagttttcggaaaaggaaattttcctcctcccccctaatagggctcggccactttgtgcaattatggggctcgatttttcttcgatcaaacttggttcctatgctttcataagccgtaactaagggtattctgaactcggaaaaattatcggatcaaaaactgtcgcaggggtattttggtcatgatttttaacttaggatttttcaaaactgaaatcccaaaaataaaattttgcagggacgtcaccaacgacgtttatgacaactaatcctactagcactaagctaaggcgatagttttcagcctaaaggttgaagctttactccaaaaactccaaaaatgggtattttaggctcaaattgattccggcggaattccggcgacataacggaaaatctaacccggcagaagtgatcttgggtgcataaggaagaggtttagaatcagaaatgaaagattcatgatagttttgcaaaaacccataaactatccgctcagaaaactctacagaaaagctatggaaaaagcgatcagaggtaaggattagcgactatacctcgaagccttgaagtagcaactaacggatcaacgatccagcaagcgatgaacaaaattcttcttccttcttccttgttcttggccgcgggtttgaggagagaaaatggaggaaaatttgagtttttcttcctttctttgctatatataaaggttggaaattcgcgggaaaatgaaatttcgcgaatctgatttttccggcgtcattctccgtgaattaatagatatgttttggcgaaagaattccaaaactaaaatgaggtctctttgtatttttggcaactaaagcatagtcggtataaaactattttacccgataagttgctttttgcatcgaatgtcggaatagaaaacttccttctgaagaaagattgaaatcatcaagagaaatgggtgtacgcgtgtagaatattcatttgaagctctgaatagaaaaagtcttcatcgtcgagaatttctagggttttgaaataccagggattcggtttcggcaaacttccgatgattggaatcggacgttcgtagatcctagagtttcgcctcgaaacggttgtgatatatggaaaaagagaagttctaacatttctctgaagatttttggaattaacttccgtcgtgcctaaaagtgaaaattagctatatactagggtttctgacttaggtttaagcgtaaaacgatcgtgctataacttttatcgacttcaatacgaacctcagacttttcctgaactttctccttcatacatttatttcatttactaaactcttgttcaggtttcccttcgccatgcatcaaacctactggtgaataagaatttattcacttggtataaactgaaaaacttgggccttacactcaGGGCCGGCCCTGACTGGCGGCAAAGGATTTGCTTAGATATAAGAATTTATGAACTTACAATTATTAATAAACGAGTGTTAATAATGAATCACCGGTACACCACTTTTTAATTGCTTCACCTTGTTAgtttatgtttttaaaatagTTGTAAAAAAACGATTGTTCAAAAAAATTATGCTATGTAGAGgctatatttcatttttttttttggtacatgtcTTGAAGCTAAAAGAAAAACTAAGTCCTCAAGCGAGGAACACCCCGAGCATCAGCTGACAACAAGAGACTCATGCCCTGAAGAGGGTGCTCAATGATCTGTAACTCCTCGATCTGAGAAGCGCCATGCTTAGCCAGAAAATCCGCACAGAAGTTACCCTCCCGCCAGATATGGCGGAGCTCCACTTGCCAAGGACGTCTCATCAAATCCTTAATGTCCCAAATCAACGCAGCAAACTCGTGCCTCAGTGGAGGAGTAGACATAATGAGAGTAACTGCCTCCAAGGAGTCCGATTGACAATCAATAATTCTATAATTACAATCCCAAGCCAGCACCAATCCATGAAAAATGGCTAGCAGCTCCAGGTGAAGAATATTCGATGCAGTGAAACAAGCAAAGAAGCCCCTAAGCCATCGTCCACTAGCCTCTCTCAGGCAACCACCAAAGCCGCCGCGAGTAGGGTTCCCCAGCAAGCTACCATCTGTATTCAGCACCACACAATCCTCCCTAATAGGCTATATTTCATTTAgttataattataaaatatttttatttttaaagtaattataaattatattttttaaaagtttctcaaaataatGAAATTTATAACTATTTgcaatttctattttttttttaaaaatctgaaataagttaattttttttaagaaatactattttggaaattaaagctgcaaattttattttatctacaaaaaaaaaatagtgtccTTGTAATCTTGTAGAGGTATAAAATAAAGTTGGAATGTTTTTGTATTTTAGTTTATTGagaggttttgggtttagggttttaaatCCCCTCTACTCTACTCTACTACGCACTCGCCTCTCACAGTTCACAGTTGTCttcaacctctctctctctctctctctctctctctcagtaAGTCTCTCTtcgattgttgatcttgatATTGATGTTTCCACTCACTTATGTTGTACCCTAATTTTCAATCCATTCTTcttctatcttcttcttcttcttcttcttcttcttcttcttctatttcttccttccctcctcttcttctctATGGAGTTGGACACCAAAACGCCGCGTTCTGAAGAACCCTCGCCGACGACGTCGAAGAACTGATGATTTATTGCTAAATCCCGCTTCTGACTACCTTGATTGATTGATGTTTTTATACAAGTAGTAACTGCAATTGAATCATTATTCATCAAGTCATTGTTGAAGCTTTTGTTACTTTTTTCAATCTCTTGTAGAGTGAAAGGATAAGGCCATGAATTCGTATAGTGTATCATTTTGGAGGAATGGATAAGTGACTAGTGTTTTTCACTTAATAttattcatttcatttcatggTCTCTTCTGACGctaaattactaaaatactacTGTTATATTATATAATTCTAGTAATTATTCTTTATATTTTAACTAGTTTATATTCAAGCTGTTGCACCATTTTTAGCTTTTGTCATGAATCATTTTCTTAAACCCTGAAACTTCACACTCTTTGAAACTTGTTTCGTCATTTTTCAGCAGCCAATCGCCGACTCGAAGCACAATAGCAACTATGAAAGAGGAGTTAATGTCAGAGGGTGAAGAACAAGAACAGAGCAATGGAGGAATACTTGACTACATAATGAACTTGGAGAGCGTTCCACAGAAGCTACCTCCACACCTCGAGCTTCTCAGGACTCGCGTCCTTTGCAACGTCGATGCTCCTCAGCATGTATCTATCTTTCGACTTTCCCTTACTATTATTGTTTTCTTTGCTTTTAGTCTTTTGATTCATtaatttccttctttttttgtGCATTAAGTATGCCTTTTCATTTGATTTTCGTTCTTTTGAGTACCCACTTGTTGAGGTTTCTAACTTCAGGATTGGGGATGTGGAAACATAGAAGCTAGGATTTGAACTTTTACTCTCTTTTTCTGTAAAATCTtaagaattttttgtttttgtttttgttttattttaagaaTTTTGTAATATTTACTGATTCTATAGTTTGATGGGTTCTGTTTCTGATTTGTTTTTGGCatgttttttaattaacattTTCCTGTGTTGATGTTTTGTAGACAGATACCATCCAGTATTCTGGTGCTTATGCAGCGCTAGGTGTTGACAATAGTTTGCGGTTTGATGATTTCTGTAAGAACTTCAAGGTTGAGGTGAAACGGTTGACGGATGATGAAATGGAGTTTGATATGATTGGTATTGATCCAGCAATTGCCAATGCATTTCGACGTATCCTTATATCAGAGGTAAAATATTTATGCTTATCTCATTATTTGCAGTCATGATGTCAAACTCTTTGGTTTTGAATATTGTGTTTGCACTTTGCATTGATTAGTGCAACCATAATCTTTCATTTTTGTACTGAAAATGCTCTTCAGAGTAGACGGATTCCTTCAActgatttttgttttgtttgttatTATAGGTCCCAACAATGGCTCTTGAAAGAGTTTATATTGCAAACAATACATCACTTGTACAAGATGAAGTTCTTGCTCATAGATTGGGCCTCGTTCCAATCAATGCTGATCCAAGGTTATTTGAATATCCAGGTCTCATACGTTACACTAAAGCATACATAATTGCATTTCTCATGGCTTGTATCACTCTCTTGTGTAATAAGTGGAAAATTGGAATTACTATACATGTTGTTTGGTTGACCCCATACAGGGCTGGGCTGAATGTTTTTTAATTGTTTCTTTCTTCCTCATGAATAGATAATGCGGGAGAGAATAATGAAAAGAATAGCATTGTCTTCAAACTACATGTTCATTGTAAAAAGGGTCAGCCTCGTATTACTGGTAAATGACTTGAAAGTCCTGCTCGATATtatttaagttacttttaatttctgattttgttatttaaCTTCACCCTCTATGCTGTCAGTAATCTTTCTTGTCTAATGTTATTACAATATAAATGCAGTGTTATCGGATCAGCTGAAGTGGTTACCTAATGGGAGTGAGCTTATCGCTGAAGATACCAAACCAAATACAGATTCAAAACCAAAAACATTTACTTCTTTTACCTGCAGCCAAGACTCCCTTCCTGAATTTTCCAGCAATCCACCTGGTCCTAGATATTTGGATATTATAATAGATAAACTTGGACCTGGTCAGGTAACCCTTGATTTCTACATTCATTCATTCTTTCTTTTTGATGTGATGCACTTACTCATTCTTCAAAGTGAAGCGAGTAAACAAATCATAATACTGATGTGCATCattcaaaatatattttaaggGAGTGTGATTATATAGAGAAATCAATAACTTTCTTCTTCTACTGATAGTAGGTAGTAAGCTTTTGCAGTCCATCTTCTGTGGGTGGGATTTGGAAAAGTGATGCACTTATTCTTTCTTCAAAGTAAAGGGAAAGGCTAAACATATCATAATGTCAATGTGCATTGTTCAAAAAATCTCTGAATGGAGTTGACCACTTTTCCTTTGGGGTTATGGTTTATAGGGAGGGATCAATTACTTTCAGAGATCGTTTACTTTTTTCTTGAGTGCTTTTCCCTCCAAGCCAACATGTTTCGTGCTAGATGGGTTATTTACCTTTAAAAAGGGAAATTGGAGCACTTATTAAAAGTTACCATTTTTTAGGTGTCGTTATGTTTTATTTCCACCCTTATTATAATTCCAGAAAACCTCTTTTGTTTCTCTGATGGGGGTCATAGGCCAGGTCAGAGAATCATAATAATGTTAGTCATGAATGGCTCTTTTGTTACTCTATAAGATTCATGTACCTCGGTTTACATTCTGCCCTTTATATTATCATCGCATACTCTGATAGGGAACTGCATGAACAGTACTCGTGAACAGTAACAGCAGTTAGGaagttattattttattattataagttGGGTAGTTTTATTATTATAGAAGTTAGTAACTGTTatagtttgaatttaaattagACAGCAGCAGTTATTAGATAGCAGTAGTTATATATTAGGGGTTGGGTCTGAACTGAAGGATATTCAGAATTTGGATGGTTGTCTTAGGGAGGGACTGGACTCTCAAAATTCCAGAATCTGTAGGAGAGAACTGGCTCTCGAACACCAGTACTTCCATAATTATTCTGTAATAAATTCTGTTCTTATCATActctatgacctgagttatTGATTTTGCATACTTATTACTTGTCATCATAAAGAATAGTGGTAGCCCTACTTATTACTGAATACCATACTTACTAAGTACATGCTTTTGTAGGAAATCGAACTTGAAGCTCATGCAGTTAAAGGCATCGGTAAGACACACGCAAAATGGTCACCGGTTTCCACTGCTTGGTATAGGATGCTTCCAGAGGTTAGGGAATATCTTATATCTTGCCTGCTGATCACTTTCCCACTGCCACAAATTTGAAAAAACCTGGCATCTGTTTGATTGGCTTTTCTTCTCTAGGTTGTACTCTTGGAAGATGTTCAGGATGAGTTGGCTGAAGAACTAAAAAATAAATGTCCACTTAAAGTATTTGATATTGAAGATATCGGAAAAGGTACTTCATTTTATGTTTCTATGATCCTCCTAGCATCAGATTTTTGTATCCTCTTGTGAACTACAACAGTGTGGGATTTTATGTTCAAATTGGCTTTGCATCAATGTTTGCTTTG contains:
- the LOC130725910 gene encoding uncharacterized protein LOC130725910, producing the protein MKEELMSEGEEQEQSNGGILDYIMNLESVPQKLPPHLELLRTRVLCNVDAPQHTDTIQYSGAYAALGVDNSLRFDDFCKNFKVEVKRLTDDEMEFDMIGIDPAIANAFRRILISEVPTMALERVYIANNTSLVQDEVLAHRLGLVPINADPRLFEYPDNAGENNEKNSIVFKLHVHCKKGQPRITVLSDQLKWLPNGSELIAEDTKPNTDSKPKTFTSFTCSQDSLPEFSSNPPGPRYLDIIIDKLGPGQEIELEAHAVKGIGKTHAKWSPVSTAWYRMLPEVVLLEDVQDELAEELKNKCPLKVFDIEDIGKGKRRAKVARPRDCTLCRECIRGGKEWEDRVSLRRVKDHFIFTVESTGALPPELLFTEAVKILEDKCERVITELS